A part of Gouania willdenowi chromosome 2, fGouWil2.1, whole genome shotgun sequence genomic DNA contains:
- the fbxo3 gene encoding F-box only protein 3 isoform X1: protein MAELRLNELPTDPLLHVLSYLSYRELLCCGLVCRRLNELCKHNPLWRTLCVKHWLLTDADRQQSTLSWYSLFQQYHSDLGRYIHVYATLKRAWIQLKNFLQEKCPKIISSLKDGTSESELNVVEALIGCKLPEDYRCSYRIHNGQRLVIPGLMGSMSLSNHYRSEVLLDIETGGGGFQRRAGLKRCLPITYCFHTGLSQYLALETSEGRQRNETFYPCPDQTAREPSAIDMFITGSSFMDWFTSYVNNVVSGDFPIIKDQIFRYIHDQGCVETTDDITVSVSTSFLPELSSVHPPHFFFTYRIRMEMSSSASSRASCQLDSRYWKITKSDGTVEEVQGPGVVGEFPIMTPGKVHEYASCTTFSTPSEYMEGHYTFHRLANKDEVFQVAIPRFHMVCPPYRQPAVRTQQKSGLAPHLDDDNDFCDGNSENGGGDDDDDDDGGGGGNYGDLHGINMAALEGAWCPRHI, encoded by the exons cTGTGGTCTGGTTTGTCGAAGGCTGAACGAACTCTGTAAACACAATCCTCTATGGAGAACACTGTGTGTTAAACACTGGCTGTTAACAGa tgctgACAGACAGCAGAGTACTCTCTCCTGGTACTCTCTGTTCCAGCAGTATCACTCTGACCTGGGTCGATACATCCACGTTTATGCTACGCTGAAGAGAGCGTGGATCCAGCTCAAGAACTTCCTGCAGGAAAAATGTCCCAAAATCATCAGCTctctgaaag ATGGAACCTCTGAGTCTGAGCTGAACGTTGTGgaggctctgattggctgcaaaCTACCAGAGGATTATCGCTGTTCATACAGAATACACAATGGACAGAGACTGGTTATACCAGG gttgATGGGCAGCATGTCTCTGTCCAATCACTATCGCTCCGAGGTTCTCCTGGACATTGAAACAGGGGGCGGTGGCTTCCAGCGGAGGGCGGGGCTTAAACGCTGTCTGCCAATCACATACTGCTTCCACACAGGCCTCAGCCAATACCTCGCCTTGGAAACCAGCGAGGGACGGCAGCGCAACGAGACCTTCTACCCCTGCCCT gaTCAAACGGCTCGTGAACCCTCAGCCATTGACATGTTCATCACAG gctCCAGCTTCATGGACTGGTTCACCTCGTACGTTAATAACGTGGTCAGTGGAGATTTTCCCATCATCAAGGATCAGATCTTCAG GTACATTCACGATCAAGGCTGCGTGGAGacgactgatgacatcacagtgTCCGTGTCCACTTCCTTCCTGCCTGAGCTGTCGTCTGTCCATCCGCCTCATTTCTTTTTCACGTACCGCATCAG GATGGAGATGTCCAGCAGCGCGTCGTCCCGTGCTTCCTGTCAGCTCGACAGCCGCTACTGGAAAATCACCAAATCTGACGGGACCGTGGAGGAGGTTCAGGGCCCCGGGGTCGTCG GCGAGTTTCCCATCATGACTCCTGGGAAAGTGCACGAGTACGCCAGCTGCACCACCTTCTCCACGCCGTCAGAATACATGGAAGGACACTACACCTTCCACAGGCTGG CCAATAAGGACGAGGTATTCCAGGTGGCCATCCCTCGTTTCCACATGGTGTGTCCGCCCTACAGGCAGCCGGCCGTCCGCACG cagcagaaaagtGGCTTGGCGCCGCACCTCGACGATGACAACGACTTCTGCGACGGAAACAGTGAAAacggtggtggtgatgatgatgatgatgatgatggcggCGGCGGCGGTAACTATGGCGACCTGCATGGAATCAACATGGCGGCTCTGGAGGGAGCGTGGTGTCCTCGACACATCTGA
- the fbxo3 gene encoding F-box only protein 3 isoform X2, with protein sequence MAELRLNELPTDPLLHVLSYLSYRELLCCGLVCRRLNELCKHNPLWRTLCVKHWLLTDADRQQSTLSWYSLFQQYHSDLGRYIHVYATLKRAWIQLKNFLQEKCPKIISSLKDGTSESELNVVEALIGCKLPEDYRCSYRIHNGQRLVIPGLMGSMSLSNHYRSEVLLDIETGGGGFQRRAGLKRCLPITYCFHTGLSQYLALETSEGRQRNETFYPCPDQTAREPSAIDMFITGSSFMDWFTSYVNNVVSGDFPIIKDQIFRYIHDQGCVETTDDITVSVSTSFLPELSSVHPPHFFFTYRIRMEMSSSASSRASCQLDSRYWKITKSDGTVEEVQGPGVVGEFPIMTPGKVHEYASCTTFSTPSEYMEGHYTFHRLANKDEVFQVAIPRFHMVCPPYRQPAVRTQKSGLAPHLDDDNDFCDGNSENGGGDDDDDDDGGGGGNYGDLHGINMAALEGAWCPRHI encoded by the exons cTGTGGTCTGGTTTGTCGAAGGCTGAACGAACTCTGTAAACACAATCCTCTATGGAGAACACTGTGTGTTAAACACTGGCTGTTAACAGa tgctgACAGACAGCAGAGTACTCTCTCCTGGTACTCTCTGTTCCAGCAGTATCACTCTGACCTGGGTCGATACATCCACGTTTATGCTACGCTGAAGAGAGCGTGGATCCAGCTCAAGAACTTCCTGCAGGAAAAATGTCCCAAAATCATCAGCTctctgaaag ATGGAACCTCTGAGTCTGAGCTGAACGTTGTGgaggctctgattggctgcaaaCTACCAGAGGATTATCGCTGTTCATACAGAATACACAATGGACAGAGACTGGTTATACCAGG gttgATGGGCAGCATGTCTCTGTCCAATCACTATCGCTCCGAGGTTCTCCTGGACATTGAAACAGGGGGCGGTGGCTTCCAGCGGAGGGCGGGGCTTAAACGCTGTCTGCCAATCACATACTGCTTCCACACAGGCCTCAGCCAATACCTCGCCTTGGAAACCAGCGAGGGACGGCAGCGCAACGAGACCTTCTACCCCTGCCCT gaTCAAACGGCTCGTGAACCCTCAGCCATTGACATGTTCATCACAG gctCCAGCTTCATGGACTGGTTCACCTCGTACGTTAATAACGTGGTCAGTGGAGATTTTCCCATCATCAAGGATCAGATCTTCAG GTACATTCACGATCAAGGCTGCGTGGAGacgactgatgacatcacagtgTCCGTGTCCACTTCCTTCCTGCCTGAGCTGTCGTCTGTCCATCCGCCTCATTTCTTTTTCACGTACCGCATCAG GATGGAGATGTCCAGCAGCGCGTCGTCCCGTGCTTCCTGTCAGCTCGACAGCCGCTACTGGAAAATCACCAAATCTGACGGGACCGTGGAGGAGGTTCAGGGCCCCGGGGTCGTCG GCGAGTTTCCCATCATGACTCCTGGGAAAGTGCACGAGTACGCCAGCTGCACCACCTTCTCCACGCCGTCAGAATACATGGAAGGACACTACACCTTCCACAGGCTGG CCAATAAGGACGAGGTATTCCAGGTGGCCATCCCTCGTTTCCACATGGTGTGTCCGCCCTACAGGCAGCCGGCCGTCCGCACG cagaaaagtGGCTTGGCGCCGCACCTCGACGATGACAACGACTTCTGCGACGGAAACAGTGAAAacggtggtggtgatgatgatgatgatgatgatggcggCGGCGGCGGTAACTATGGCGACCTGCATGGAATCAACATGGCGGCTCTGGAGGGAGCGTGGTGTCCTCGACACATCTGA
- the LOC114476716 gene encoding zinc finger and BTB domain-containing protein 8B-like, with the protein MSSVMSSVSPTGSGAVAHLQCLHCGHFSKSHAHLLSHLADDHPTSLDDVPVGRLGNILMYQPEPRLFHCEPCFFTSRDFAKVFQHVIAKHCDDGAGKEEEEGGERPTVKEEEPEPLNEEEEGAEPKVEKPMDDEGSYGCEMKALDIQPVIQQQDVAGTYDSDVASASSKETSPTLESSSPLNVYEKSDLLSKTDPSSSSDDIKDPTVDNNESDNNEKSNQSFNSDTKNFLAFNGTLYRCLICGWKNKVKAFGVNHVIRNHDVPRMYASHGVQGDTVTPDDEDVVGLSAEMLKEEIEATSKVVSFAASRFFCLICGWKTKLKGFAISHVIRFHDVELPYSCKDCGRRFFLPSRLHQHVRVEHRPGRYFCPFCCFRTHVLGGFKRHCSRCCAREGADPGQVPEPGQGVEPAERRVGRKRRRTVKMMEAEDEEDKD; encoded by the exons atgtcatcagtgatgtcatcagtgtctCCGACAGGCAGCGGTGCAGTGGCTCACCTTCAGTGCTTGCACTGTGGTCATTTCTCCAAAAGCCACGCCCACCTGCTGTCTCACTTGGCGGATGATCATCCAACCAGCCTGGACGACGTGCCGGTCGGTCGCCTCGGCAACATCTTGATGTACCAACCGGAGCCCCGCCTCTTCCACTGCGAGCCGTGCTTCTTCACCAGTCGTGACTTCGCTAAAGTCTTCCAGCACGTCATCGCCAAGCACTGCGACGACGGCGCCggtaaggaggaggaggagggaggagagcGCCCAACCgtgaaggaggaggagccagagCCGCtcaatgaggaggaggagggggcggagcctaaaGTGGAGAAGCCGATGGACGACGAGGGCAGTTACGGCTGCGAAatgaaagccctggacatccaACCAGTAATCCAACAGCAGGACGTAGCGGGGACGTACGATAGCGACGTGGCTAGCGCCTCATCCAAAGAAACATCGCCCACGCTGGAGAGCAGCTCGCCGTTAAACGTCTATGAAAAGAGCGATTTATTATCCAAGACTGATCCGTCATCCTCGAGCGACGACATAAAGGATCCGACGGTCGACAACAACGAAAGCGACAACAACGAAAAGAGCAACCAGTCGTTCAACAGCGACACGAAGAACTTCCTGGCGTTCAACGGCACCCTGTACCGATGTCTGATCTGCGGCTGGAAGAACAAGGTCAAAGCTTTCGGGGTGAATCACGTGATCCGAAACCACGACGTCCCCCGGATGTACGCCTCGCACGGCGTCCAGGGCGACACCGTCACGCCGGACGACGAGGACGTTGTCGGGCTGAGCGCTGAGATGCTGAAGGAGGAGATCGAGGCGACCTCTAAGGTCGTGAGCTTTGCCGCGAGCCGATTCTTCTGCCTCATCTGCGGCTGGAAGACCAAACTGAAAg GCTTCGCCATCAGCCACGTGATTCGTTTCCACGACGTGGAGCTGCCGTACTCGTGTAAAGACTGCGGCCGCCGCTTCTTCCTGCCCAGCCGGCTGCACCAGCACGTGAGGGTGGAGCATCGGCCCGGGCGCTACTTCTGCCCCTTCTGCTGCTTCAGGACGCACGTGCTCGGGGGCTTCAAGCGCCACTGCAGCCGCTGCTGCGCACGGGAGGGGGCGGATCCCGGTCAGGTGCCTGAGCCCGGTCAGGGGGTGGAGCCTGCGGAGAGGAGGGTGGGCAGGAAGAGACGAAGAACAGTGAAAATGATGGAggctgaggatgaggaggataaAGACTGA
- the LOC114478964 gene encoding nascent polypeptide-associated complex subunit alpha, muscle-specific form-like, translating into MISYVECLGGEGARPNVSSHCWSAKPDEERDRLLPHDVRLLPHDARLIRSDMRLHPQDDRPLPHNVRLLPPKNGILQPRTEGSLRRRLLSSKLLQRQNAALSADGSRRPSSPWLRPPIHPSYAPEAHGKAFQAPEAHGKPPPPSAPAGVPPQFLYLPNRRRRSRFSWRRWRGGRSLGQEAVQTTPLLLRDHAVYSVNYNTQKAQQNLLFIPGKRCRNGTDQRVWNGLTQHNVRTDDVGGQTHQRQKNTSRKMKFHFQDFLSQSCFSLCLDFSVQRRKSSSSDEEEQFIPNKAQPLTPLVLSPAPPGSCWSIPSLDAEEALAQRLPTPEEKMKEQASTVSAHIVPINVSGESFDRQASFRRTIFSPDLTRDSRLLNRRQTVSGLSEDDAPTSAADSGRFCTTARLESGPESRAGSRRIRAPRGDGISSLMASLTSTCGENNDNYRTESQDQTGLENRSMVSSWSLSSSSIADSASLSYQSQNQDQNVRHENPESVSLWSYKNLSPTSSVHSRITQDSHYEYDPLLASGRSSPGSDVSTSSSPSLIGHRRRSRCSFSSSCSRSSSRSFSLRKPRRPPPPPLRSDSLRRRKPTWAPSTSNPTFLDPWVPRHHTCGFTSEAPPISHSINATPSLILDPGTSEPRPFRSNTPTPEITITTSLDRPESTDIYNFFFSSMDSSTKLDPPPPPPLPPPPSPPPLPFPTLPPFFPSPPLSPSPPPPPPPPQLSPHNLPPPPPLPPFFLVPRPSPTSSSYSSIPLTNLPPPPSFLPPSSSHKTPHLPLSSSPPPLPQPSLTPPLPQPSLPPPLPQPSLTPPLPQTSLPPPLPQPSLPPTLPQPSLTQPLPQPSLPPPLPQPSLPPPLPQPSLPPPLPQPFLPPPLPQPSLTQPLPQPSLPPPLPQPSLPPPLPQPSLPPPLPQPSLPPPLPQPSLPPPLPQPSLPPPLPQPSLPPPLPQPSLPPPLPQPSLPPPLPEPSLPPPLPEPSLPPPLPQPFLPPPLPQPSLPLSFPPSSLLSLSTAPPSPPSSRPPPPSYLDAVRNRCRPALHHLVVPRSVQVTAQALQSVKLRSVRNLSAERLEAPPPDGAALVLSTNQDSDSEGPVHRGDPDGALAKTDLQCFSSQAIKPGLAETKLRFRRRQAEGLRWSEEEKPDLPKKPDLIPTRTKTNLAHPELNNLWASPSSTEPKMVLRKSDVVPAALRGPSSTYTDPSQTIEGLYDTSRIPEYTHRRMMMMAEDEDEDEKVEGGSRVTTMSMMKIKDQPRRRRKKRRGGRHLLMMSSTMFSSSSSSSLSLSSSSGDEEDKTKHKSLMKTMMKDSSDSDSVRGGLRVPHLLIQELSEEEEEEPSVGGVSADDGGRRSEDLLIHRY; encoded by the exons ATGATCTCGTATGTGGAGTGCCTTGGTGGCGAAGGGGCGCGGCCTAACGTGTCCTCGCACTGCTGGAGCGCAAAACCTGACGAAGAGCGTGACAGGCTCCTCCCACATGATGTTAGACTCCTCCCACATGACGCCAGGCTCATCCGATCAGATATGAGGCTACACCCCCAggatgataggcccctcccacacaACGTTAGGCTCCTCCCACCTAAGAACGGCATCCTCCAACCGAGGACGGAGGGAAGTCTGCGGCGCCGTCTGCTGAGCTCTAAACTCCTGCAGCGTCAGAACGCGGCGCTGAGCGCAGACGGAAGCCGTCGCCCGAGCTCGCCGTGGCTCCGCCCACCCATCCACCCATCGTATGCTCCAGAGGCTCATGGGAAAGCGTTTCAGGCACCCGAGGCTCATGGGAAGCCTCCCCCGCCCTCAGCGCCGGCCGGTGTCCCACCGCAGTTCCTCTACCTGCCCAACAGGAGGCGACGCAGCAG GTTCTCTTGGCGCCGCTGGAGGGGGGGGAGGAGCCTTGGACAGGAAGCTGTGCAGACCACACCCCTTCTGCTCAgag ATCACGCTGTGTATTCAGTGAACTACAATACCCAGAAGGCTcagcagaatctgctctttattcCTGGGAAAAGATGCAGGAATGGAACCGACCAACGTG tgtggaACGGGTTGACTCAGCACAACGTTAGAACTGACGACGTCGGAGGACAAACTCACCAGAGACAGAAAAACACCAGCAGGAAGATG AAGTTCCACTTCCAGGACTTTCTGTCCCAGTCCTGTTTCTCACTGTGCCTGGATTTCTCTGTGCAAAGACGAAAG TCTTCCTCCTCAGACGAAGAAGAGCAGTTTATTCCGAACAAAGCACAACCTCTGACCCCCCTGGtcctaagccccgccccccctGGCTCCTGCTGGAGCATCCCATCGCTCGATGCCGAAGAAGCGCTGGCGCAGCGACTCCCGACGCCGGAGGAAAAGATGAAGGAGCAGGCCTCGACCGTGTCAGCCCACATCGTCCCCATCAATGTGTCAG GTGAGAGTTTTGATCGACAGGCCAGTTTTCGGAGAACCATCTTCAGTCCTGACTTGACCCGAGACTCGCGACTCCTGAACCGCCGCCAAACCGTGTCTGGGCTCTCGGAGGACGACGCGCCAACGTCTGCCGCTGACTCCGGTCGGTTCTGTACAACGGCTCGCCTGGAGTCGGGACCAGAAAGCAGGGCGGGGTCCAGGAGGATCCGAGCTCCTCGTGGGGACGGCATCTCCAGCCTCATGGCTTCACTCACCTCCACCTGTGGAGAGAACAATGACAACTACAGGACAGAATCACAG GACCAGACAGGACTGGAGAACCGATCCATGGTGTCCTCATGGTCGCTCTCGTCTTCCTCCATCGCCGACTCGGCTTCTCTCAGTTACCAGAGTCAGAATCAGGATCAGAATGTCAGACATGAGAACCCTGAGAGCGTTTCCCTCTGGAGCTACAAGAACCTCTCTCCCACCTCTAGCGTCCACAGCAGAATCACTCAGGACTCTCACTACGAGTACGATCCCCTGTTAGCGTCGGGCCGGTCCTCTCCAGGCTCAGATGTTTCCACGTCTTCGTCTCCGTCTCTGATTGGCCACAGACGGAGGTCCAGGTGCAGCTTCTCTTCGTCCTGTTCTCGCTCCTCCAGCCGTAGCTTCTCTCTCCGTAAGCCCAGACGTCCCCCCCCTCCCCCGCTGCGCTCCGACTCTCTAAGACGAAGGAAACCGACGTGGGCGCCCTCCACATCAAACCCCACCTTCCTGGACCCCTGGGTACCTCGTCATCACACCTGTGGGTTCACCTCTGAAGCCCCTCCCATTTCTCACTCAATTAATGCAACTCCCTCATTGATCCTTGATCCTGGGACTTCAGAGCCCCGCCCCTTTAGGTCCAACACCCCCACTCCTGAAATAACCATCACCACATCCCTGGACAGACCAGAGTCCACTGACATTTATAACTTCTTCTTTTCCTCCATGGACTCCtccaccaaactggacccccctccacccccacctTTACCTCCACCTCCTTCACCCCCACCTTTACCATTTCCAACTTTACCACCATTTTTCCCATCTCCTCCACTTTCCCCATCACCCCCGCCTCCACCGCCTCCACCCCAACTGTCACCACACAATttacccccacccccacctttACCACCATTTTTCTTAGTTCCACGTCCTTCACCAACTTCCTCATCGTATTCATCCATTCCACTGACCAATTTACCTCCTCCACCTTCTTTTTTACCACCTTCATCTTCACACAAAACTCCACACCTTCCATTGTCCTCCTCCCCTCCACCTTTACCACAACCTTCTTTGACTCCACCTttaccacaaccttccttaccTCCACCTTTACCACAACCTTCTTTGACTCCACCTTTACCACAAACTTCCTTACCTCCACCTTTACCACAACCTTCTTTACCTCCAACTTTACCACAACCTTCTTTGACTCAACCTttaccacaaccttccttaccTCCACCTTTACCACAACCTTCTTTACCTCCACCTttaccacaaccttccttaccTCCACCTTTACCACAACCTTTCTTACCTCCACCTTTACCACAACCTTCTTTGACTCAACCTttaccacaaccttccttaccTCCACCTTTACCACAACCTTCTTTACCTCCACCTttaccacaaccttccttaccTCCACCTttaccacaaccttccttaccTCCACCTTTACCACAACCTTCTTTACCTCCACCTttaccgcaaccttccttaccTCCACCTttaccacaaccttccttaccGCCACCTTTACCACAACCTTCTTTACCTCCACCTTTACCCCAACCTTCTTTACCTCCACCTTTACCAGAACCTTCTTTACCTCCACCTTTACCAGAACCTTCTTTACCTCCACCTTTACCGCAACCTTTCTTACCTCCACCTttaccacaaccttccttaccTCTATCTTTCCCTCCATCTTCTTTACTTTCTCTGTCAACAGCTCCACCCTCCCCGCCCTCTTCCCGGCCCCCTCCCCCTTCCTACCTTGATGCTGTGAGGAACAGGTGTAGACCAGCTCTGCACCACCTCGTTGTTCCACGCTCCGTCCAGGTCACAGCTCAGGCTCTGCAGAGTGTCAAGCTTCGCTCTGTCAGGAACCTTTCAGCAGAGCGACtggaggctccgccccctgatGGTGCAGCTCTCGTGTTATCTACTAATCAGGACTCTGATTCTGAAGGTCCGGTGCACAGAGGAGATCCTGACGGAGCCTTAGCAAAGACAGATCTTCAGTGCTTCAGCTCTCAG GCCATCAAACCAGGATTAGCAGAGACTAAACTCCGGTTCAGACGCAGACAGGCAGAAGGTCTGAGATGGTCAGAGGAGGAAAAACCAGACTTACCGAAGAAACCTGACCTGATCCCGactagaacaaaaacaaacttagcTCATCCTGAGCTCAACAACCTCTGGGCTTCACCTTCTTCTACTGAACCAAAGATGGTTCTCAGGAAGTCAGATGTGGTTCCTGCTGCACTCAGAGGCCCCTCCAGCACCTATACGGACCCCTCCCAAACCATAGAAGGTCTTTACGACACGTCCAGAATCCCTGAATACACTCacaggaggatgatgatgatggctgaagatgaagatgaagatgaaaagGTTGAAGGTGGGTCGAGGGTAACAACGATGTCGATGATGAAGATCAAAGACCAACCCAGAAGGagaaggaagaagaggagggggGGGCGACATCTCCTAATGATGTCATCGACTATgttttcatcatcttcatcatcatctttatccTTGTCTTCCTCGTCTGGGGACGAGGAAGACAAGACGAAACACAAATCATTGATGAAGACGATGATGAAGGACTCCAGTGACTCCGACAGCGTGAGGGGGGGGCTGCGTGTCCCCCACCTGCTCATTCAGGAGctcagtgaggaggaggaggaggagccaagTGTTGGCG GAGTTTCAGCAGATGATGGAGGACGACGTTCAGAGGATCTGTTGATCCACAGGTACTGA